From Vulpes vulpes isolate BD-2025 chromosome 7, VulVul3, whole genome shotgun sequence, one genomic window encodes:
- the AGBL3 gene encoding cytosolic carboxypeptidase 3 isoform X3, with the protein MSEDSEKEDYSDGTISDEDESDEDNFMKFVSEDIHSCALLTGDSISDPFIPRTTQILLEYQLGRWVPRLREPRDLYGVSSSGPLSPTRWPYHCEVIDEKVQHIDWTPSYPEPVYTPTGLEMEPLYPNSKEDTVVYLAEDGLNMNTS; encoded by the exons ATGTCAGAAGATTCAGAAAAAGAAGACTATTCAGATGGAACAATCAGTGATGAAGATGAGTCA GATGAGGATAACTTCATGAAATTTGTAAGCGAAGATATCCACTCGTGTGCACTTTTAACAG GTGACTCTATTAGTGACCCATTTATCCCCCGAACTACCCAGATACTGTTGGAATATCAACTAGGGAGATGGGTGCCACGTCTTCGTGAACCACGAGATTTATATGGTGTCTCTTCTTCTGGTCCACTGAGCCCAACACGGTGGCCGTACCACTGTGAAGTCATTGATGAAAAGGTCCAGCATATTG aTTGGACTCCTTCTTATCCTGAGCCAGTGTACACCCCAACAGGCCTAGAGATGGAACCCCTTTATCCAAATTCCAAGGAAGATACTGTGGTTTATCTAGCTGAAGATG GGCTGAATATGAATACCAGTTGA
- the AGBL3 gene encoding cytosolic carboxypeptidase 3 isoform X4, with translation MSEDSEKEDYSDGTISDEDESDEDNFMKFVSEDIHSCALLTGDSISDPFIPRTTQILLEYQLGRWVPRLREPRDLYGVSSSGPLSPTRWPYHCEVIDEKVQHIGYFYQDVSPKINVANKHMKRGDPWVA, from the exons ATGTCAGAAGATTCAGAAAAAGAAGACTATTCAGATGGAACAATCAGTGATGAAGATGAGTCA GATGAGGATAACTTCATGAAATTTGTAAGCGAAGATATCCACTCGTGTGCACTTTTAACAG GTGACTCTATTAGTGACCCATTTATCCCCCGAACTACCCAGATACTGTTGGAATATCAACTAGGGAGATGGGTGCCACGTCTTCGTGAACCACGAGATTTATATGGTGTCTCTTCTTCTGGTCCACTGAGCCCAACACGGTGGCCGTACCACTGTGAAGTCATTGATGAAAAGGTCCAGCATATTG gcTACTTCTACcaagatgtttctccaaagataaatgtggccaataaacacatgaaaagaggggatccctgggtggcttag